Proteins from one Thermoplasma sp. Kam2015 genomic window:
- a CDS encoding shikimate dehydrogenase, with amino-acid sequence MSGNRITGLIGHPVSHSIGQIVYNRIFRDEDIDAMYLAIDVHDSVLPIFMKSSGFMEAFNVTIPHKVSVIPFLDRLDRTASEIGSVNLVINRDGLKMGYNTDYDGIDYALSKNGASVTGKRVLVSGTGGIARTVIRYLLDHGAREIDVITRNVDRARNKLDFSGIGILQDTDKDYDMFINCTPLGTFGQGNPFRYFSFRPGTTGLDMVYNPVMTEFLESIRAAGGKAVSGMDVFIGQGLRTLDLVFGIRPERLFRMYSEEALDEIRQS; translated from the coding sequence ATGAGCGGAAATAGAATCACAGGCCTCATTGGCCATCCAGTATCGCACTCAATTGGTCAGATAGTCTACAACAGGATATTCCGTGATGAGGACATCGATGCGATGTACCTAGCTATCGATGTACATGATTCTGTCCTTCCGATATTCATGAAGAGCTCAGGCTTCATGGAGGCATTCAACGTCACGATTCCGCACAAGGTCTCAGTCATACCGTTTCTAGATCGCTTGGACCGGACTGCGTCTGAGATCGGATCGGTGAACTTAGTCATAAACAGGGATGGCCTGAAGATGGGATACAATACGGATTATGATGGCATAGATTATGCGCTGTCGAAGAATGGAGCGAGCGTCACTGGTAAACGCGTGCTTGTGTCAGGTACAGGCGGAATAGCCAGAACAGTCATCAGATATCTGCTTGATCATGGCGCACGTGAGATTGACGTTATCACCAGGAATGTGGATAGGGCCAGAAATAAGCTGGATTTTTCAGGTATAGGCATACTTCAGGATACCGATAAGGATTACGACATGTTCATAAACTGCACACCGCTTGGAACTTTTGGCCAAGGAAACCCCTTCAGATACTTCTCCTTCAGGCCTGGAACCACAGGGCTAGACATGGTCTACAACCCGGTTATGACTGAATTTCTAGAGTCGATCAGGGCTGCTGGTGGAAAGGCCGTATCTGGGATGGATGTCTTCATAGGGCAGGGACTGAGAACCCTAGATCTTGTCTTTGGCATCAGGCCGGAAAGACTGTTCAGGATGTATTCAGAGGAGGCCCTTGATGAAATTCGTCAGAGTTAG
- the aroB gene encoding 3-dehydroquinate synthase has protein sequence MDTQRFVLPMNGENISVVIGDNVTGHINDEVGRYDTLVFMISRRVEELFGPKIPPLEDYGSSTIKITLNDGESLKTLRNYQRIIKVLVEKKVSRNSLLVYVGGGTVGDLAGFVAATYKRGIRMIAVPTTLLAQVDSSIGGKNGIDFSDVKNVIGTFYNPYLIIDDLEFLKSTQEIIREGMGEVIKYSIIAGGDMFKKVSETSLSNFIEHSADIVKMSIKIKADIVNRDYYDRNGIRSVLNLGHTIAHGIEGASKGQISHGRSVATGMMVEAHIGEKYGNTKPDVIEHIMRLADNYGIERVRISDIGVNNIVRYVSNDKKMAEGYINMPVPAEVGNVITMKVTERMISDGLNTFIREHERK, from the coding sequence GTGGATACTCAGAGATTCGTCCTGCCGATGAATGGAGAAAATATATCAGTGGTCATAGGGGACAACGTCACTGGCCACATCAATGATGAGGTTGGTCGTTATGATACGCTCGTCTTCATGATAAGCAGAAGGGTGGAAGAGCTCTTCGGTCCGAAAATTCCACCACTGGAAGATTATGGAAGCAGTACGATTAAGATAACGCTCAACGATGGAGAATCGCTTAAGACCCTGAGGAACTATCAGAGAATAATAAAAGTGCTTGTCGAGAAGAAGGTCAGCAGAAATTCGCTCCTCGTATACGTAGGGGGTGGAACGGTGGGCGATCTTGCGGGGTTCGTTGCAGCTACATACAAAAGAGGCATACGCATGATCGCTGTGCCGACGACGCTGCTTGCGCAGGTCGACAGTTCCATAGGCGGAAAGAACGGCATCGACTTCTCTGATGTGAAAAATGTCATCGGAACGTTCTACAACCCTTATCTCATCATCGATGACCTGGAATTCCTGAAGAGCACTCAGGAGATAATAAGGGAAGGCATGGGTGAGGTGATAAAGTACAGCATCATAGCAGGTGGCGACATGTTCAAGAAGGTATCAGAGACAAGCCTGTCCAACTTTATCGAACATTCCGCAGACATAGTGAAGATGAGCATAAAGATAAAGGCTGACATAGTGAACCGTGACTATTATGACAGGAACGGAATACGATCTGTTCTAAATCTCGGTCACACCATAGCGCACGGTATAGAGGGCGCTTCAAAGGGACAGATAAGCCATGGAAGATCGGTCGCAACTGGCATGATGGTTGAGGCCCACATAGGGGAAAAATATGGAAACACGAAGCCCGATGTCATCGAACATATAATGAGGCTCGCAGATAATTACGGTATAGAGAGAGTCAGAATATCAGACATAGGCGTCAATAACATAGTGAGATACGTTTCAAATGACAAGAAGATGGCTGAGGGCTACATAAATATGCCAGTACCTGCAGAGGTCGGAAACGTGATAACGATGAAGGTGACCGAGAGGATGATAAGCGACGGGCTGAACACATTCATCAGAGAGCATGAGCGGAAATAG
- a CDS encoding glycoside hydrolase family 15 protein, with translation MAFHGLVKYSDITVDGYPKIQYHGFIGNNRTAMLVAMNGYIDWGCLPNFNSPAVFSSILDKKKGGYFAIFPSDTTDVYVDQYYKELTNILVTEFIKNGKVLLRLTDFMPDSEYGKISFPEVHRFVETFSDPVRITVDFKPTFNYATERPLIERVQHGFIFSTEKENIGISSEYQLRRNADHVYADIDMDPRSSSWFVALYGIHHLYRPTDYKSYLRLQETTDYWRKWASNSTYAGMYHSMVMRSALALKVLFYEPTGMMVAAPTASLPEAIGGERNWDYRYTWIRDTAYVIEALASIGYKREAVSFLYDMMDVISRENKIRTIYSIDNSDDLVEKELDFEGYRGSKPVRIGNKAVDQLQIDQYGSIVRAIHAMEKAGGVVNSYLWDFVEEMMAKIEYLWKYPDSSIWEFRTEPKQYVYSKVMSWAAFDSAIAIARDLGLSAPIKRWKTIQDEIWNDVVSKGFDSETGSFVQYYGSKNVDASLLRLPILGFIPANDQRFIGTMKRIENELMVDGYLFKRYKEDDGLKGDEGSFLMLTFWYIEDLILMKRLKAARSALESIIEKANHLGLYSEEIDEKTGDFLGNFPQALSHLGIIRVAPKLEEALLKRVSKINE, from the coding sequence ATGGCCTTTCATGGTCTCGTTAAATATAGTGATATTACTGTTGATGGTTATCCAAAGATACAGTACCACGGTTTTATCGGCAATAACCGTACAGCCATGCTTGTGGCGATGAACGGTTATATAGATTGGGGTTGCCTACCGAACTTCAATTCTCCTGCGGTATTCTCATCCATACTTGATAAGAAGAAGGGGGGCTATTTTGCTATCTTTCCGTCAGATACCACAGACGTTTACGTGGATCAGTACTATAAGGAACTCACCAACATACTTGTGACGGAATTCATAAAGAATGGAAAGGTTTTGTTGAGACTCACGGATTTCATGCCGGATTCTGAATATGGAAAGATAAGTTTTCCAGAGGTGCACCGATTCGTCGAGACCTTTTCAGATCCAGTTCGCATAACGGTTGACTTCAAACCAACATTCAACTACGCTACCGAGAGGCCATTGATAGAGAGGGTTCAGCATGGATTCATCTTCAGCACCGAGAAGGAGAACATAGGCATATCCAGTGAGTATCAGCTGAGGAGGAATGCGGATCACGTGTATGCGGACATAGATATGGATCCGAGAAGTTCATCGTGGTTCGTTGCGCTTTACGGCATTCACCATCTCTACCGCCCAACAGATTACAAGTCATACCTCCGCCTGCAGGAGACAACCGATTACTGGAGGAAATGGGCATCAAACTCCACATATGCAGGCATGTACCACAGCATGGTTATGAGATCCGCACTTGCTCTGAAGGTTCTGTTCTATGAGCCGACTGGAATGATGGTTGCGGCTCCAACTGCGAGCCTTCCGGAGGCCATAGGCGGCGAGAGGAACTGGGACTACAGGTATACGTGGATAAGGGATACAGCCTATGTGATAGAGGCGCTGGCTTCCATAGGTTATAAGAGGGAGGCCGTATCTTTCCTCTACGATATGATGGACGTCATATCCAGGGAAAACAAGATCAGGACCATATACAGCATAGACAACTCGGATGATCTCGTGGAGAAAGAGCTTGATTTTGAGGGCTATCGCGGTTCGAAGCCTGTGAGGATAGGAAACAAGGCAGTCGATCAGCTGCAGATCGATCAGTACGGTTCCATAGTCAGGGCGATACATGCTATGGAAAAAGCCGGAGGAGTCGTCAATTCATACCTGTGGGACTTTGTGGAGGAGATGATGGCCAAGATCGAGTACCTCTGGAAATATCCTGATTCAAGCATATGGGAATTCAGGACAGAACCAAAGCAGTATGTGTATTCGAAGGTCATGTCATGGGCCGCGTTTGACAGCGCAATAGCCATAGCCAGGGATCTTGGGCTCAGTGCACCGATAAAGAGATGGAAGACCATACAGGACGAGATATGGAACGATGTTGTCAGCAAGGGATTCGATTCGGAAACCGGCAGTTTCGTTCAGTATTATGGATCTAAGAATGTGGATGCATCATTGCTGCGCTTGCCCATACTCGGCTTCATTCCTGCCAACGATCAGAGATTCATCGGGACCATGAAGCGCATCGAGAACGAGCTCATGGTGGACGGCTATCTGTTCAAAAGATACAAAGAGGATGACGGGTTAAAAGGGGATGAGGGTTCGTTCCTCATGCTCACATTCTGGTACATCGAGGATCTGATACTGATGAAGAGGCTAAAGGCTGCCAGATCGGCTCTGGAATCGATCATAGAGAAGGCAAACCACCTGGGTCTTTACTCTGAGGAGATCGACGAGAAAACTGGAGATTTCCTCGGGAACTTCCCGCAGGCATTATCCCATCTGGGAATAATAAGGGTTGCACCAAAGCTGGAAGAGGCCCTGTTGAAAAGGGTATCAAAGATAAATGAATGA
- a CDS encoding aldo/keto reductase — MKYVRLGNSGTMVSQVAIGTWHLPGSGKYHLDGVEKVDEAEFYKIVRRAYDVGINFFDTANIYHGRVEKNEDHIDHIGNSERILGRTLKGYDRESIVVATKVRGPVSTFPNGEGLSRKHIMWQIRESLNRLDMDYVDLYQMHWPDPNTPHLETMTTLSHLVDLDLVRYTGESNHSASDIEDFMKLSEDHRLHSFVTMQEPYNILQRDIEKDKLKVAVKYGLGLLAYIPLAQGVLTGKYLKTPESGSRSSYYPELIEFSRKNEKVVRDLLEIAKEKDITGSQLAIAWLIKRSEIEKIPIIPLLGVTREAYLDENLAALDVKLSDDDMERIDKITSGLVK, encoded by the coding sequence ATGAAATATGTTAGACTGGGAAATTCTGGAACGATGGTTTCACAGGTGGCAATAGGCACCTGGCATCTACCTGGATCTGGCAAGTATCATCTGGATGGTGTTGAAAAGGTAGATGAGGCTGAGTTCTACAAGATAGTTAGAAGGGCCTATGATGTAGGGATCAATTTCTTCGATACGGCAAATATTTACCATGGCAGAGTTGAAAAGAATGAGGATCATATAGATCATATCGGCAACTCAGAGAGGATTCTCGGTAGAACTCTGAAGGGGTACGATAGAGAATCGATCGTTGTTGCCACCAAGGTCAGAGGACCTGTTTCCACATTTCCAAATGGGGAGGGGCTGTCTAGGAAGCACATTATGTGGCAGATACGAGAAAGCCTGAACAGGCTGGATATGGACTACGTAGACCTATATCAGATGCACTGGCCGGATCCGAATACACCGCATCTTGAAACGATGACCACGCTTAGCCATCTAGTTGATCTTGACCTTGTAAGATACACGGGCGAGAGCAACCATTCTGCTTCAGACATCGAGGACTTCATGAAGCTATCGGAAGACCACAGACTGCATTCATTCGTGACGATGCAGGAGCCGTATAACATACTGCAGCGCGATATAGAAAAAGATAAATTGAAGGTGGCGGTGAAATATGGACTGGGACTTCTGGCCTATATTCCGCTGGCGCAGGGTGTTCTCACAGGAAAATACCTAAAGACCCCTGAATCCGGATCGAGATCCTCATACTATCCAGAGCTCATAGAGTTCAGCAGGAAGAACGAAAAGGTGGTTCGAGATCTTCTAGAGATAGCCAAGGAGAAGGATATAACTGGAAGCCAGCTTGCCATAGCATGGCTCATCAAGCGTTCTGAGATCGAGAAGATTCCCATAATACCGCTACTTGGCGTCACTAGAGAGGCTTATCTCGATGAGAATCTGGCTGCGCTTGACGTGAAGCTGAGCGACGACGACATGGAGAGGATCGATAAGATAACATCAGGCTTAGTGAAATGA